The following coding sequences lie in one Haladaptatus sp. DJG-WS-42 genomic window:
- a CDS encoding PGF-CTERM sorting domain-containing protein codes for MRKEVLLAGGVGLLVVVSLLTAFLVPGTLADPELDREPAGRLGLEEMTITSTNVTGGSATLSVDTRLSHRGGPSENVTILLRAIDLDTGLVETETTLTVGTIESEKEVSAVGSLTVARTGGYRIESIAYVNDRRIERGTKEVRGVETLTPAYARTATQFHEFPDRPSLEYRIQSVSENRAMLNVSTYLTNTGDEADDDLRLVVTARQADSNIVADEASVQVGEIAPGRTAAPSVTLDVPDGYNYYLDATLWKDGVIVGNTRSAANLNPNETVSVNTTERDTGLQSGDFVTDSGGRENPTGTETQTEESGPGFGILAALVAIATLALIKRGPHK; via the coding sequence ATGCGAAAGGAAGTACTGCTCGCTGGGGGTGTGGGGCTTCTCGTGGTTGTCTCCCTCCTCACGGCGTTCCTCGTCCCCGGAACGCTCGCAGACCCGGAATTAGACCGGGAACCTGCGGGCCGCCTCGGCTTAGAAGAGATGACGATTACCTCCACCAACGTCACCGGCGGCTCTGCAACCCTCTCTGTTGATACCCGCCTCAGTCACCGCGGTGGCCCCTCCGAAAACGTGACTATCCTGCTCCGAGCCATCGACCTCGATACAGGGCTGGTCGAAACGGAAACCACACTCACCGTCGGTACTATCGAGTCAGAGAAGGAGGTTTCCGCAGTTGGCTCGCTCACCGTCGCGCGAACCGGCGGCTACCGCATCGAGTCCATCGCCTACGTCAACGACCGGCGCATCGAACGCGGCACGAAAGAGGTTCGCGGCGTCGAAACCCTGACCCCCGCCTACGCACGCACCGCAACGCAGTTTCACGAGTTCCCAGACCGGCCGTCGCTCGAATATCGCATTCAATCGGTCTCTGAGAACCGCGCGATGCTCAACGTTTCGACCTACCTGACGAACACCGGCGACGAGGCAGACGATGACCTCAGACTGGTCGTGACGGCCCGACAGGCTGATTCGAACATCGTCGCAGACGAAGCGTCGGTGCAAGTCGGTGAAATCGCCCCCGGCCGCACCGCAGCGCCGTCGGTCACACTCGACGTTCCAGACGGCTACAATTACTACCTCGACGCCACACTCTGGAAAGATGGCGTCATCGTCGGCAACACCCGTTCCGCGGCGAATCTGAACCCGAACGAGACGGTGTCCGTGAACACGACCGAACGCGACACGGGCCTCCAGTCGGGCGACTTTGTGACTGATTCAGGGGGTCGCGAGAATCCGACCGGCACCGAGACACAAACAGAAGAATCCGGCCCTGGCTTTGGCATCCTCGCCGCGCTCGTGGCCATCGCAACGCTCGCGCTAATCAAACGAGGACCCCACAAATGA
- a CDS encoding plastocyanin/azurin family copper-binding protein, translating to MNRRDFLTLSGAALATTLAGCTGSGSETGGDTVGMKDFKFNPKTLTVDMGTTVTFDNDSEVGHTVTAYEQRIPGDAAYFASGEFASEKAARNDVNGGLIEPGETYTHTFEVPGRYEYFCIPHEGTGMKGTISAE from the coding sequence ATGAATCGACGCGACTTCCTCACACTCAGTGGCGCGGCACTCGCCACCACCCTCGCCGGGTGTACCGGCAGCGGCAGTGAAACCGGTGGCGACACCGTTGGGATGAAAGATTTCAAATTCAACCCGAAAACGCTCACCGTGGATATGGGAACGACCGTCACCTTCGACAACGACAGCGAAGTCGGCCACACCGTCACGGCCTACGAACAGAGAATTCCGGGCGACGCGGCCTACTTCGCAAGCGGCGAGTTCGCGAGCGAGAAGGCCGCCCGCAACGACGTAAACGGCGGCCTCATCGAACCCGGCGAGACGTACACCCACACCTTCGAGGTGCCGGGGCGGTACGAATACTTCTGTATTCCTCACGAAGGCACGGGAATGAAAGGGACGATTTCGGCCGAATAA
- a CDS encoding MTH865 family protein translates to MADKAELRQQMIDAFEGANYPISSPMDLVPALPNGPATKFESGDFSMTAMELNTKISGGDFPYDSPEAFVDDILGKLEANDYI, encoded by the coding sequence ATGGCAGACAAAGCAGAACTTCGCCAGCAGATGATTGACGCCTTCGAAGGTGCAAACTACCCAATTTCCAGCCCGATGGACCTCGTTCCAGCGCTCCCGAACGGCCCAGCGACGAAGTTCGAGTCTGGTGACTTCTCCATGACGGCGATGGAGCTCAACACGAAAATCAGCGGCGGAGACTTCCCGTACGACAGCCCGGAAGCCTTCGTCGACGACATCCTTGGCAAGCTCGAAGCAAACGACTACATCTAA
- a CDS encoding MFS transporter, producing the protein MASRRSAGLLALGSLAYLALMFVWFSLPAFLVPISTELTLTSAEAGFLAGAIPLSYIPLSVMSGVIVDRIGPRRSVGLALVIFGVAQIFRGYATDFWTLLLPTLLLGVGGTGITFGLPKLVSKIYTAERVGVASSVYMIGSYLGVAAAFSLGRGVLGPLLGGWRPVFFWGGVACIAFSVGWFLVTRGTNGADLDAPPADEHNSARTNVRAVLTTPGMLSVIVIGTMYLFILHGIQGWLATILEYRGIAPTLAATITSGMVGAQILGALAIPLFVSRLSYRKIVLAIGVVTTAGSLGMWIPGLGGTAAVAGALVIGIGIGALSPLVRAIPVELDGVGPELTGTAVGLVFTVGEIGGFLGPFLIGSLETTTDSFVPGLALLTVGGLLILGAGASLST; encoded by the coding sequence ATGGCTTCGCGACGCTCTGCTGGGCTCCTCGCGCTCGGGAGTCTCGCGTACCTCGCGTTGATGTTCGTCTGGTTTTCGTTGCCCGCGTTTCTCGTCCCGATTTCGACCGAGCTTACGCTCACGTCTGCTGAAGCTGGGTTTCTGGCCGGTGCGATTCCACTCTCCTACATCCCGCTCTCGGTGATGAGCGGCGTCATCGTAGACCGCATCGGCCCGCGCCGGAGCGTCGGCCTCGCGCTCGTAATTTTCGGAGTTGCCCAGATTTTCCGTGGCTATGCGACCGACTTTTGGACGCTGTTGCTCCCCACGCTGTTGCTCGGTGTCGGCGGGACGGGCATCACCTTTGGCCTCCCAAAACTCGTCTCGAAAATCTATACCGCAGAGCGCGTCGGCGTTGCCTCCTCGGTCTACATGATTGGGTCGTATCTCGGCGTCGCGGCGGCGTTCTCGCTCGGCCGCGGGGTGCTCGGCCCACTTCTCGGCGGCTGGCGCCCCGTCTTTTTCTGGGGTGGCGTCGCCTGCATCGCTTTCTCCGTCGGCTGGTTTCTCGTCACGCGCGGAACGAACGGGGCCGACCTCGACGCGCCTCCCGCAGACGAACACAACTCTGCGCGCACCAACGTTCGCGCGGTGCTCACCACGCCGGGGATGCTGAGCGTTATCGTCATCGGGACGATGTACCTGTTCATCCTCCACGGGATTCAGGGCTGGCTCGCGACGATTCTCGAATATCGAGGCATTGCCCCGACGCTCGCGGCGACGATCACGAGCGGCATGGTCGGCGCACAAATCCTCGGCGCACTCGCCATCCCGCTGTTCGTGTCACGGCTTTCGTATCGCAAAATCGTGTTAGCTATTGGTGTGGTCACGACCGCAGGCTCGCTCGGCATGTGGATTCCCGGGCTCGGTGGCACGGCTGCGGTTGCCGGAGCACTCGTCATCGGCATCGGCATCGGCGCGCTATCGCCGCTCGTACGCGCCATCCCAGTCGAGTTAGACGGCGTCGGCCCGGAGCTTACGGGGACGGCGGTCGGCCTCGTGTTCACTGTCGGCGAAATCGGTGGGTTTCTGGGTCCATTTCTCATCGGCTCGCTCGAAACCACAACCGATTCGTTCGTCCCCGGCCTCGCCCTGCTGACCGTTGGTGGCTTGCTAATTCTGGGTGCAGGCGCGTCGCTTTCGACCTGA
- a CDS encoding metal transporter yields MARSDGGTNTVNKPFGLPRWLAAILPIALLALVIAGFFVATPFAGLQGSGAPLPDVSVTHHTIPNDDTIVLHVVNNGPEDVTISQVLVGDAYWNHQVMQGGEEVRTIGARESAQVVVPYHWNPGWDLETALVLNDGTTIHHTIVAPEQSPGVSGDVLWTLAIIGLFVGVIPVALGMLWFPFMQSMSDRALHAILAFSVGILVFLAFDAGFEAFEIAEQVPGAFEGQLLVVLGILGALLIVQAVTKWRSSETGTPSGLWIAYMVALGIGLHNLAEGLAIGSAFAIGRVSLGAFLVIGFMLHNVTEGPAVVAPVTRGSRPSLGHFMAMGALAGVPVIFGGWIGSFAFSPTLGALFLAIGVGAILQVVWEIGGLISRNGQLGSSLNLLGFLAGLVLMYATDLLVVL; encoded by the coding sequence ATGGCGAGAAGTGACGGCGGAACGAACACCGTCAACAAGCCGTTTGGCCTGCCACGCTGGCTAGCTGCAATCCTCCCGATTGCGCTGCTCGCACTCGTCATCGCGGGCTTCTTCGTGGCGACGCCGTTCGCGGGCCTCCAAGGCTCCGGTGCGCCACTTCCCGACGTATCCGTCACCCACCACACGATTCCGAACGATGATACCATCGTCTTACACGTGGTGAACAACGGCCCCGAGGACGTGACTATCTCACAGGTGCTCGTTGGTGACGCCTACTGGAATCATCAGGTGATGCAAGGTGGCGAAGAGGTGCGGACTATTGGGGCGCGCGAATCTGCGCAAGTGGTGGTACCGTACCACTGGAATCCCGGTTGGGACTTGGAGACCGCGCTCGTCTTGAACGACGGGACGACCATCCACCACACCATCGTGGCCCCCGAACAGAGTCCGGGCGTAAGCGGTGACGTCCTCTGGACGCTCGCCATTATCGGCCTGTTCGTGGGCGTTATTCCTGTCGCCCTCGGGATGCTCTGGTTCCCGTTCATGCAGTCGATGAGCGACCGGGCGCTCCACGCCATCCTCGCCTTCTCGGTGGGGATCCTCGTCTTCCTCGCGTTCGACGCGGGCTTCGAGGCATTCGAGATCGCTGAACAAGTTCCCGGGGCGTTCGAGGGCCAACTCCTCGTCGTCCTCGGCATTCTCGGCGCGCTCCTCATCGTCCAAGCCGTGACGAAATGGCGCTCCTCAGAGACGGGCACACCCTCTGGCCTCTGGATTGCCTACATGGTGGCGCTCGGCATCGGCCTCCACAACCTCGCAGAAGGGCTCGCCATTGGGAGCGCGTTCGCCATCGGGCGCGTCTCACTCGGCGCGTTCCTCGTGATTGGCTTCATGCTCCACAACGTGACCGAAGGCCCCGCCGTCGTCGCTCCCGTCACGCGCGGGTCGCGGCCGTCGCTCGGGCACTTCATGGCCATGGGCGCACTCGCTGGGGTTCCGGTTATCTTCGGCGGTTGGATTGGCAGCTTCGCCTTCTCGCCAACGCTCGGTGCGCTGTTCCTCGCCATCGGCGTGGGCGCAATCCTACAAGTCGTCTGGGAGATTGGCGGCCTCATCTCGCGCAATGGACAGCTAGGCAGTTCGCTTAACTTGCTCGGGTTCCTTGCCGGACTCGTACTCATGTATGCGACTGACCTGCTGGTGGTACTCTAA
- a CDS encoding peroxidase-related enzyme (This protein belongs to a clade of uncharacterized proteins related to peroxidases such as the alkylhydroperoxidase AhpD.): MPQEPMTRFPVPDLEDLPADLRERIEEETEKAGFTPNVFMAYAYRPSHFRAFFAYYDALVSDTDLTREEIEMIIVAASGANDCYYCIVAHGALLRLFSDQPLLADQVASNYRNAEISEKHMAMLGVAVKLTERQAEINESDFEKLREAGFSDKAIWDIGSVTAFFNLSNRLAHFADMRPNDEFHTMGR, from the coding sequence ATGCCACAAGAACCCATGACGCGGTTTCCCGTGCCCGACCTCGAGGACCTGCCAGCTGACCTCAGAGAGCGCATCGAAGAAGAGACCGAGAAGGCCGGATTCACGCCGAACGTGTTCATGGCCTACGCCTACCGCCCCTCCCATTTCCGGGCGTTTTTCGCCTACTACGACGCGCTCGTTTCGGACACTGACCTCACCCGTGAAGAGATTGAGATGATAATCGTCGCCGCGAGCGGCGCGAACGATTGTTATTACTGCATCGTCGCCCACGGCGCGCTGTTGCGGCTGTTCAGCGACCAACCCCTGCTCGCAGACCAAGTCGCCTCGAACTACCGCAACGCAGAGATTTCAGAAAAGCACATGGCCATGCTCGGCGTGGCAGTGAAACTCACCGAACGACAGGCCGAAATCAATGAGTCTGATTTCGAAAAACTCCGCGAGGCGGGCTTCTCTGACAAAGCAATTTGGGACATCGGCAGCGTCACGGCATTTTTCAACCTCTCGAACCGGCTAGCTCACTTCGCCGATATGCGCCCGAACGACGAGTTCCACACGATGGGACGGTAG
- a CDS encoding metal-dependent transcriptional regulator, translated as MLSAKMEDYLKVIYSLQRETDGPISTSAIAETLGVKPPTVTSMAKKLETRELVEREEYKGVRLTPEGETVALEVLRHHRLLETYLAEHLGYDWAEVHDEADRLEHHISEEFERRVAEMLGNPTVDPHGAPIPNANLDPIEDAMGAALTAHTAGDSVVIRRVRDGSAAELEYLADAGILPGTPVEVVEVAPIGLVTVRLPDGTEVALSERIAEVIRVSDSDTMSESATEVA; from the coding sequence ATGCTAAGCGCCAAAATGGAGGATTATCTCAAGGTCATCTACAGTCTCCAACGAGAGACTGATGGTCCCATTTCAACCTCCGCGATTGCCGAGACCCTCGGTGTAAAACCGCCGACGGTCACGAGCATGGCGAAGAAACTCGAAACGCGCGAACTCGTCGAGCGCGAGGAGTACAAAGGCGTCCGTCTCACCCCGGAAGGCGAGACAGTCGCACTCGAAGTGCTTCGCCACCACCGCTTGCTCGAAACGTATCTCGCAGAACACCTCGGCTACGACTGGGCGGAAGTCCACGACGAAGCCGACCGCTTAGAACACCACATCAGCGAGGAGTTCGAGCGCCGGGTAGCCGAGATGCTCGGCAACCCCACAGTCGACCCTCACGGCGCACCAATTCCAAACGCGAACCTCGACCCAATCGAGGATGCGATGGGGGCAGCGCTGACTGCCCACACAGCCGGTGATTCCGTCGTCATCCGACGGGTTCGTGATGGCAGTGCCGCCGAGTTGGAGTATCTCGCAGACGCCGGGATTCTGCCCGGTACGCCGGTCGAAGTGGTTGAAGTCGCGCCAATCGGGTTGGTGACAGTTCGCCTCCCCGATGGCACCGAAGTCGCGCTCTCAGAGCGCATCGCGGAGGTAATCCGCGTCAGTGACAGTGATACTATGTCAGAAAGTGCAACGGAGGTGGCGTGA
- a CDS encoding acyl-CoA dehydrogenase family protein: protein MSHDSVDYTQFEEGRHLNYWELDETLQFEARRTYPADEFEWAEPRLGEFGHVVGHTIADNADTIDKHGPELSTYSKHGEVINEVEYHPKQAENERLAYEAGIVADSFEAPEGRTSPLCLTHNLTMDLLLSYADPGFTCPVAMTAGVALVLQKFGDGTTEQFYEGLTSKNHDSLQEGAMFLTEKQGGSDVGANETIAEKAPDGTYRLTGEKWFCSNIDAQATLALARRPGAPEGTKGLSLFLVPHRLENGDLNAAIYRRLKDKLGTTSVPTGEVEFHGATAYLIGKPEHGFRYMTEMLNLERLSNAFASVGVMGRCLLESKIHAANREAFGKPIDEYPLMRRDLVDMAVDYEAAAAFSFEAARQLDVRERNEGERAEAAFKAMRVLVPIAKYKTGRMAVDTASYACEILGGNGYVEAFVTPRLLRDAQVLPIWEGTSNILSLDVLRGMAREQSHESVIALVEGWLGNTEHAHLEHLKATVEAEFESLRAAFATLATEDDEYAQLHAKQLADYIFDVVTAALLLAEAQAQLDTEDNARKALVAERFIETRFDTRSARGLTSGSRFAVEHFAAIVRYAAVEPDALVESTPADD from the coding sequence ATGTCACATGACTCCGTGGACTACACTCAGTTCGAGGAAGGCCGCCACCTGAACTACTGGGAGCTAGACGAAACCCTCCAGTTCGAGGCTCGCCGGACGTATCCCGCAGACGAGTTTGAATGGGCAGAACCTCGACTTGGCGAGTTTGGCCACGTCGTTGGCCACACCATCGCGGACAACGCAGACACCATCGACAAACACGGTCCTGAACTCAGCACGTACTCGAAACACGGCGAGGTGATAAACGAAGTCGAGTATCACCCGAAACAGGCAGAAAACGAACGGCTCGCCTACGAGGCGGGCATCGTCGCAGATTCCTTCGAAGCACCCGAGGGTCGCACCTCGCCGCTCTGTCTCACGCACAATCTGACGATGGACCTCCTGCTCTCGTATGCGGACCCCGGCTTCACCTGTCCGGTAGCGATGACCGCAGGCGTCGCCCTCGTCCTCCAGAAGTTCGGCGACGGCACGACCGAGCAGTTCTACGAAGGCCTCACGAGCAAGAACCACGATTCGTTGCAGGAGGGCGCGATGTTCCTCACCGAAAAACAGGGCGGAAGCGACGTGGGCGCAAACGAAACCATCGCCGAGAAAGCGCCGGACGGCACCTACCGGCTCACCGGCGAGAAGTGGTTCTGTTCGAACATCGACGCCCAAGCCACGCTCGCCCTCGCGCGCAGACCTGGCGCGCCCGAAGGCACGAAAGGGCTTTCGCTGTTTCTCGTCCCCCACCGCCTCGAAAACGGCGACCTGAACGCCGCCATCTACCGCCGCCTGAAGGACAAACTCGGAACGACGAGCGTTCCCACGGGCGAAGTCGAGTTCCACGGCGCGACGGCCTACCTCATCGGAAAACCCGAACACGGCTTCCGATATATGACCGAGATGCTCAATTTAGAACGGCTTTCGAACGCCTTTGCCTCGGTGGGCGTGATGGGTCGCTGTCTCCTCGAAAGCAAGATTCACGCCGCAAACCGCGAAGCGTTCGGCAAACCAATCGACGAGTACCCGCTCATGCGCCGCGATCTCGTGGACATGGCCGTCGATTACGAAGCCGCCGCTGCATTTTCGTTCGAGGCTGCCCGCCAACTCGACGTTCGTGAGCGAAATGAGGGCGAGAGAGCCGAGGCCGCGTTCAAAGCCATGCGCGTGCTCGTCCCGATTGCGAAGTACAAAACCGGGCGCATGGCCGTCGATACAGCCTCCTACGCCTGCGAGATACTCGGCGGCAACGGCTACGTCGAAGCGTTCGTCACCCCACGCCTGCTCCGGGACGCGCAAGTGCTCCCCATCTGGGAGGGCACCTCAAACATTCTCTCACTCGACGTGCTCCGGGGGATGGCCCGCGAACAGTCCCACGAAAGCGTGATTGCGCTCGTAGAGGGGTGGCTCGGCAACACCGAACACGCCCATCTCGAACACCTCAAAGCGACCGTCGAAGCCGAGTTCGAATCACTCAGAGCGGCGTTTGCCACCCTCGCCACCGAGGACGATGAGTACGCCCAGCTGCACGCAAAGCAGCTCGCAGACTACATCTTCGACGTGGTGACCGCCGCGCTCTTGCTCGCGGAGGCGCAGGCGCAACTCGATACAGAAGACAACGCGCGCAAAGCCCTCGTCGCAGAACGGTTCATCGAAACTCGATTCGACACCCGCTCGGCGCGTGGACTTACTTCAGGGAGCCGCTTTGCTGTCGAACACTTTGCTGCAATCGTCCGTTACGCCGCGGTCGAACCCGACGCGCTCGTCGAATCGACGCCAGCAGACGACTAA
- a CDS encoding metal-dependent hydrolase, translated as MYATGHYGAALLVYAPLGVALALSGQFELAVLGGAGMLAFATLPDIDIRTPLIPHRGPTHTILFALLVGAGLGWVTLRLTNPTLAIFGFLIGALSITAHLLADWITPMGIKPFWPLSRRNYSLDLTTAKNPVANYLLFGLGVFVTVVALLVIL; from the coding sequence ATGTACGCGACTGGCCACTACGGCGCGGCACTCCTCGTCTACGCGCCCCTCGGCGTCGCGCTGGCGCTGAGTGGACAGTTCGAACTCGCGGTTCTCGGTGGGGCGGGGATGCTTGCCTTCGCTACGCTCCCCGACATCGACATCAGAACACCGCTCATCCCGCATCGTGGCCCGACCCACACTATCCTGTTCGCTCTGCTCGTCGGAGCTGGGCTTGGCTGGGTTACGCTCCGACTCACCAACCCCACGCTCGCCATCTTCGGGTTCCTCATCGGCGCCCTCTCTATCACCGCCCACCTGCTCGCAGACTGGATTACGCCAATGGGCATCAAACCGTTCTGGCCGCTCTCACGACGCAACTACTCGCTCGACCTGACGACGGCAAAAAATCCCGTGGCCAACTACCTGCTGTTCGGGCTTGGCGTGTTCGTCACGGTCGTCGCATTGCTGGTCATACTCTAA
- a CDS encoding AsnC family transcriptional regulator, whose translation MTSLDDIDRTILRLLVEDARRPYSDIAEEVDRSPPTVADRVERLQDLGLIKRFTVALDRSRLSEGLPMLVDLAVKPGATERVKAGVLDIDGVEHVFTTAEGHVVFQGHLGEPNVEALLSEAISLDDIQSYSVDLLSDVSWQPAVGEAAFAPECAECGNTVTAEGTSVVLDGDRYHFCCSSCEARFTDRYEELKQGV comes from the coding sequence ATGACTTCACTCGACGACATCGACCGCACGATTTTGCGCCTGCTGGTCGAAGACGCCCGCCGTCCCTACAGCGACATCGCAGAGGAAGTAGACCGCTCGCCGCCAACCGTTGCAGACCGCGTCGAACGCCTCCAAGACCTCGGCCTCATCAAGCGATTCACCGTCGCACTCGACCGCTCGCGGCTCAGCGAGGGGCTTCCAATGTTGGTAGACCTCGCCGTCAAACCAGGTGCCACAGAACGCGTCAAAGCCGGTGTGCTCGACATAGATGGAGTCGAACACGTCTTCACCACCGCCGAGGGACACGTCGTGTTTCAGGGCCATCTCGGTGAGCCAAACGTCGAAGCACTCCTCTCCGAAGCCATCTCGCTCGACGACATCCAGTCGTACTCCGTAGACCTCCTTTCAGACGTGTCGTGGCAACCCGCCGTTGGCGAGGCGGCGTTTGCGCCCGAGTGCGCCGAATGTGGAAACACCGTCACCGCCGAAGGGACGTCCGTCGTCCTCGACGGCGACCGCTATCACTTCTGTTGTTCGTCGTGTGAGGCGCGCTTTACCGACCGCTACGAGGAACTGAAACAGGGTGTCTGA
- a CDS encoding multicopper oxidase domain-containing protein: MPSHDYKTAGAMTKTLEERLVGALKGESIDRRTVLGGLGLAGAAGIAGFSNDVAAAGDHDDTKHHGNFGAVGEYSSTQFDPHEYLYQFNTGYDGQESVEQEVYFEGDQRVRRFELNAVDTEIEIAPGITFSAWAYNGQVPGPTLRVTEGDIIEVEFTNRGRHAHTIHPHVKNINPAMDGIPTNGPGVLETGESYTYRWKAQPCGVQFYHCHSLPLKEHIHRGLYGVIIVDPDPEQVRENPRDYINYDGPMTDDLVSQLVTKAESRNHEYDEGEDVNEMVMVMNGFDTNFDGDNEVYAANTRAFAYGVGDTDGKGNWEPGETKRPIQVDGQQLQRVYLVNAIEFDAINSFHTHSNFFDYYDHGTTLTPTLKTVDTVMQCQAQRGILEIDYSDHEPGLYMFHAHQSEFAELGWMSFFEVV, from the coding sequence ATGCCATCCCACGATTACAAGACAGCGGGTGCGATGACGAAGACGTTAGAAGAACGGCTCGTCGGAGCACTCAAGGGCGAATCGATTGACAGACGCACGGTTCTTGGCGGGCTTGGACTCGCCGGGGCGGCGGGTATCGCCGGGTTCAGCAACGATGTTGCAGCCGCAGGCGACCACGATGATACGAAACACCACGGTAATTTCGGAGCCGTGGGCGAGTATTCGAGCACCCAGTTCGACCCCCACGAATACCTCTATCAGTTCAACACGGGCTACGACGGTCAAGAGTCAGTCGAACAAGAGGTTTACTTCGAAGGCGATCAGCGTGTCCGTCGGTTTGAACTCAATGCTGTGGACACGGAGATTGAAATCGCACCCGGTATCACGTTCTCCGCGTGGGCCTACAACGGACAGGTTCCGGGGCCAACGCTCCGGGTGACCGAAGGCGACATTATCGAAGTCGAGTTCACGAACCGGGGCCGCCACGCCCACACCATCCACCCGCACGTGAAAAACATCAATCCGGCGATGGACGGCATCCCGACGAATGGGCCGGGTGTCCTCGAAACGGGCGAATCCTACACGTATCGCTGGAAAGCCCAGCCGTGTGGCGTGCAGTTCTACCACTGCCACTCGCTGCCGCTCAAAGAGCACATCCACCGGGGGCTCTACGGCGTCATCATCGTCGACCCCGACCCAGAGCAGGTGCGGGAGAATCCGCGCGACTACATCAACTACGACGGACCGATGACCGACGACCTCGTTTCCCAGCTCGTCACAAAAGCCGAGAGTCGGAATCACGAGTACGACGAAGGCGAAGACGTAAACGAGATGGTGATGGTCATGAACGGCTTCGACACCAACTTCGACGGCGACAACGAAGTGTACGCCGCGAACACCCGCGCGTTCGCCTACGGCGTTGGCGACACCGACGGGAAGGGTAACTGGGAACCGGGCGAAACGAAGCGCCCGATTCAGGTCGATGGCCAGCAGCTCCAACGCGTCTACCTCGTGAACGCCATTGAGTTCGACGCCATCAACTCGTTCCACACCCACTCGAACTTCTTCGACTACTACGACCACGGAACGACGCTCACGCCCACCCTGAAGACGGTGGACACAGTGATGCAGTGTCAGGCACAGCGCGGGATTCTGGAAATCGACTACTCGGACCACGAACCCGGCTTGTACATGTTCCACGCCCACCAGTCAGAGTTCGCTGAACTTGGCTGGATGAGCTTCTTCGAGGTGGTCTAA